AGCGGCTCGGCCCGGGTGGCCGCCATCCGCCGACAGAACCGGTCCACGTCGTGGCGCGACCGCAGATCCAGCCAGCCGCGCAGCTCGCCGTAGACGGGGTGTTCGACGATCACGTCCCGCACCGTCACCCCCTGGTCGACGATGGCATAGAGCTCGCGCCGGATCACCTCGAGGTCGGGGCCATGTTCGACGGCCACCTTCCACACGTGGCGGGCGGCCGGTCGGTTGATGACGTACCCCGACGGGGTCGCCACGATGGGCGCCCCCTGGGCGCGCAGGAGGGCGATGTCGTGGACGATCACGGTGCGGGTGACGCCGAACCGCGCCGCCAGCCGGTGGCCGGGCACGGGTTCTCCAGCCTCCTCCAGCACCTCGAGGATGGCGTGACGGCGCGCCGTGGCGTCACCCCCTGCCGGCTGCGCTCCGGCGCCAGGGAGCCGTCCCTCCGGCGCCGGCGCCGGTCGATGGAACGAACCGGCCTCGGATGGGGCACCCGCTCGAGCCCTCCCCTCACGGGGCATGCCGACCTCACCTCCGGACCCCCTCCCCGGCGCACGGCGCCTCGACCCGGTCGGCGCCGACGGCAGGATCCCGTCCCCATCGTGCTGTATATACAGCTGAAAACACACAGGACCCAGAAGTTGGGGGGTGCCGCCATGCCGTCGCAACCCGCGCGCCAGGTGGTCCTCGGGGGCCTGCTCACGGCCCTCGCCCTGATGATTCCGATCTTCTTCCGGGGAACCCTCCAGGTGATGATCGGTCCCCACTTCAGCGCGACCCTGGCGTCCCACGTGCCGTCGATGCTGGCGATGTGGCTCGGGCCGACCACCGCGGTCATGGTGGGGCTGGGGGCCACGGCCGGGTTCTTCCTGACCCTCGGGCCCGTGGTCGCGGCCCGCGCCTTCACCCACGTGCCCTTCGCCGCCGTCGGCGCCCTGCTGCTCCGTCGGGGCTGGGCGCCGTGGGCGGCGCTGCTGGCCGTGTTGCCGATCCACGCCGTCGGCGAGGCCCTGGTGGTTTGGGCCGCGTCGGGCACGCCCTGGCAGGGCTGGGTCACCGGGGTCGGCACCGCCGTCCATCACCTGATGGACGGGGCGCTGACCCTGGCCGTCGTGCAGCTCCTGGCGCGGGCCGGGATCCGCCTCGCCGGTCCGGGGCGGGCAGCCTCAGGACTGCCCACCGCCGGCCAAGGCCGTTAGGGGATGGTCGCCGGGGCCGGCGGGTGGCCGCCCGGGCTGCTCGGACGGCCACCCGCCCTGGCCGCGGGGTCGTCTGGACCCGGCCCGCGCCCGGCTGGCAAGGCGGGCGGGGGGCGGGCGGGCCCTGGCCGCCTTGCACGCAGGGGCGTCGTCCGGGCAGGCCCCGGCGGCCTGGCGAGCCGGCCGGTCGCCCGGGCGGGCTTCCGGAGGCGTGGCAAGCTCGGCGGTCGTCCGGTGGTCGTCCGGGCGGTCCCAGCGGCCTGGGAAGCTAGGCGGTCGTCCGGGCGGGGCCGCCGCGGGTGGCCCGCCTGGCCCGCGCGGTTTGGCCCCCTGGCGTGCCCCGGATGGCCGGCACCCGGGCCCGGCGTGGCGCGCCACCCTGCCTGCCCGTGGTGCGCCGCCCCACCTAGCCGGCGTGGTACCGGCGGGCGCCGGCGTAACGCTCGCCGTACGGCGGCGTGTCCAGGGGGATCTCCTCCACCACCCGCTCCGAGTTGGGCGCGTGGATCATGCGCCCGTCGCCCGCGTACATGCCCACATGGTGGACCTGGCCCTTGCCGCCGTCGTGGGCGAAGAAGACCAGGTCGCCCGGCCGCAGCCGGTCCCGGGGCACCGGCTGGCCCCCGCCGTGGTCCCGTTGGGGAGCAGCGTCCCGCGGGATCGCGATGCCGTGAAACCGGTGGACCAGGTAGACGAAGCCCGAGCAGTCGACCGCGAAGCCCGAGGTGCCGCCCCATAGATAGGGCACGCCCAGGAAACGCCGGGCCGTCTCGAGCAGCATGGACCCCGTGGCGGTCGAACCCGGCCGGACGCCGCCCGCGCCGGTCGGCGCTGGCCCGTGCTCCTCCCTGGCGCCCTCGGCCACCCCCGGGGTCGTCTGGCGGCCGTCGATGCGGACGTCGGCCCGGCGCACCCAGGCGACGGCCACGCCAGCGCCTGTCGCTCCCGGATCCGTCCGAGCACCCCGGGGAACCCGACCGCCCGCGCCTTCACCGGGGGGCGAGAGCCCGGCGCACCACTCGGGGACCGGGACCGCCACCGCGATCCACCCCTCGCGCTCCGTGGTCGCCATGGGCCCTCCCGCTCCACCCCGTGCCTCCCGTCCTCGGGTGGTGTAGGAGGAGGCCGCGCCCGCGCCGCTCGACGTCCCCGCTCCCCCGTCGGTCGTGGACGGCCCCGTGCCGCTCGACCGCGCGGAAGGGGACGAACCGGCCCCCCCGCAGCCGCTGGGGGCCAGTTCGCCGACGAGGGGCAGGCGGGTCCCGAAGCTGATCTCCATCCAGCGGGCCTGCGGGTGGGGCCGGTGATGGAGCCACGTGGTCACCGCAGCCACGGTGACGGTCGCGGGCACCACCGCGGCCTTGGAGCCACTGCCGACGGTGCTCTGGTCCGGGGGAGTCGAAGGTGCCGTCCAGGGGCCCCACGCCCCGCCGGCCCCCGCCGGCCCTGCCAGGGCTGCCCACGCCGGATCGGATGTCAGCTGCCAACTGGGGATCCAACCGGGATAGCCTCGCGGTGCCCCCGGTTCCGGCTGTTCGGGCACCGCGACCCGCACCCACCCGTCCCGTTCCTCGAGCACGGTGACGGGCTGGCCCAGGAGCACCTGGGTTTCGATGCGTCCGACCAGATCCTTCTTCGCCGCGACGTCCAGGGCCGCCAGCCACTCCCTCAGCGCCGTCGGGTTCGCCAGGGCCGGCAGGTCCACAGGGCGCGGCCGGTCCGGGTCGCGCCACACGGTGGCGACGGCCACCGCCACCCAGCGGGTGGCGCCGGGCTTCGGCCCAGGGTTCGGATCGGGAACCGGACGGGCGACACGCGGTCCGGACCCTGGGCCCGGGTCCGAGCTTGCGGACGGAGGGTCCTGGGATTGCACGGGGGGCGGCGCCCAGGGCGTCGACGAGGGTGCAGGGGCGGCTGTCACCGATTCGACCTCCTCTCCCGCCTGCGGCAGTGGATCTACAGCGGTGTCGATTCATCCCGCGAGGTGACACGCCACCCGGTGGCCGGGCGCCAGCTCCCGCAGCATGGGGACCTCCTCGGCGCACCGGGATTGGGCCACCGGGCACCGGGTTCGGAAGGGACACCCGGAAGGCGGACTCAGCGGATCCGGCGGCTCGCCCTGCACCAGCCGCCGCTCCCGCCGCCGGGCCCGGACGGGATCGGGGACGGGGATGGCGGCCAGGAGGGCCTGGGTATAGGGATGCAGGGGGTGGGCGAAGAGCTCCGCCACCGGCGCCTCCTCCACCACCCGTCCCAGGTACATCACCACCACCCGCTGGCAGACGTGGCGGACCACCGCCAGGTCGTGGGTGATCAGCAGATAGGCGAGGCCGAGTTCGTCCTGGAGGGAGGCCAGGAGGCGCAGGATCTGGGCCTGGACGGAGACGTCCAGGGCGGAGAGGGGCTCGTCGGCGACCACCAGCTCCGGCTCGACCACCAGCGCCCGGGCGATGCCGATGCGCTGGCGCTGGCCGCCGGAGAACTCGTGGGGATACCGCAGGGCGTGCTCGGGGCGCAGCCCCACGCGGGCCAGCATGGCCCGCACCCGTTCCCGTCGCTCCCGCCGGCTGAGGCCCGGGATCAGGTGGAGCGGCTCGGCGACCAGGTCCTCCACCCGCATGCGCGGATCCAGCGATGCGTAGGGGTCCTGGAACACCATCTGCAGATGGCGCCGCAGGGGGCGCAGGGCCGGTTCGTCCAGGTTCGCCAGGTCGTGGCCGCGGAACAGGATGCGGCCCCGGGCGGGCCGATACAGGCGGACGATGGTCCGCCCCAGCGTGGTCTTGCCACACCCGCTCTCCCCCACCAGCCCCACCGTCTCCCCCCGGCGCACCTCGAGGGAGACGCCGTCCACGGCGCGCAGCTGGCGCACCTTGCGCCAGCCGTGCCGCACGGGGAACAGGGTGGTCACGGCCTCCAGGCGGAGCAAGGCGTCGCCCGGCCGGGCGGTGGGGTCGGCGGGGCGGGGGATGGCGTCGGCGGCATGCCCGCCGGCCGCCGCCGGCGAACGCCGTGCCGTGGAAGGCGGCTCGCCTCCTGCGGGACCGCTGCGATCCGCCGGGAGACGCCGCTCTGCAGCCCCGAAGGTCAGCCGGACCCGCGGCCCCCGGGATCGTTCGGTGGCCGGTTCGTCCGCCGCCGGCGGCACCGCTGGGCTCGCCCGGCGGTGATCGGTCCACCCCGCCGGCGCGGCCCCGTACCCATCGGCCGCCCCCGTCGGTTCCGCGGGCCCGCTGGCCTCGTCCAGCAGCCAGCAGGCCGCCCCGTGACCCGGAGCCAGTTCCCGGAACGGCAGCGCCTCGGTGAAGCACCGCGGTTCCGCCACGGGGCAGCGGCCGGCGAAGGGGCAGCCGGCAGGGAGCCGCCGCGGATCGGGAGGGTCGCCCGGGATGGGTTCGGGCGGACGCGCCTCGGTGGCCAGGGGGTCGGGGACGGCCGCCAGCAGGGCCCGGGTGTAGGGATGGGCCGGACGGGTGAAGAGCCGGTCGACGGGCGCCGCCTCGGCGATGCGGCCGCCGTACATCACGTACACCCGGTCGGCCAGCTCGGCCACCACGCCGAGGTTGTGGGTGATGAGCAGCAGGGCGGCCCCGGTGCGGCGGCGCAGGTCGTCCAGCAGGGCGAGGATCTGGGCCTGGATGGTCACGTCCAGGGCCGTGGTGGGCTCGTCGGCGATGATCAGCCGCGGCGGCGTCGCCAGCGCCATGGCGATCAGCACCCGCTGGCGCATGCCGCCCGAGAGCTCATGGGGGTACTGGCGCAGCCGGTCGGCGGGCCGGGGCAGCCCGGCCATGGCCAGCAGCTCCTCGGCCCGGGCCAGAGCCTGGGATCGCGTCATCCGCCGGTGGGCGGTGATGGCTTCGAGCAGCTGGTCGCCGACGCGGAACAGGGGGTCCAGGGACGTCATGGGGTCCTGGAAGACCATCCCCACCTCGCGGCCCCGGATCCGGCGCCAGTCGGCGGGACCGAGGCCGGTCAGGTCGCGCCCCGCCAGGCGGATCCGCCCGCCGACCACCCGGCCCGGGGGCGGCACCAGGCCGGTGATGGCCCGGGCGGTGACGGACTTCCCCGACCCCGACTCGCCCACCAGGGCCACCACCTCGCCGCCTCCCACGGTGAGGCTCACCCCGCGCACGGCTG
The sequence above is drawn from the Thermaerobacter sp. FW80 genome and encodes:
- a CDS encoding C40 family peptidase, with product MAVATVWRDPDRPRPVDLPALANPTALREWLAALDVAAKKDLVGRIETQVLLGQPVTVLEERDGWVRVAVPEQPEPGAPRGYPGWIPSWQLTSDPAWAALAGPAGAGGAWGPWTAPSTPPDQSTVGSGSKAAVVPATVTVAAVTTWLHHRPHPQARWMEISFGTRLPLVGELAPSGCGGAGSSPSARSSGTGPSTTDGGAGTSSGAGAASSYTTRGREARGGAGGPMATTEREGWIAVAVPVPEWCAGLSPPGEGAGGRVPRGARTDPGATGAGVAVAWVRRADVRIDGRQTTPGVAEGAREEHGPAPTGAGGVRPGSTATGSMLLETARRFLGVPYLWGGTSGFAVDCSGFVYLVHRFHGIAIPRDAAPQRDHGGGQPVPRDRLRPGDLVFFAHDGGKGQVHHVGMYAGDGRMIHAPNSERVVEEIPLDTPPYGERYAGARRYHAG
- a CDS encoding transcription repressor NadR, with the translated sequence MPREGRARAGAPSEAGSFHRPAPAPEGRLPGAGAQPAGGDATARRHAILEVLEEAGEPVPGHRLAARFGVTRTVIVHDIALLRAQGAPIVATPSGYVINRPAARHVWKVAVEHGPDLEVIRRELYAIVDQGVTVRDVIVEHPVYGELRGWLDLRSRHDVDRFCRRMAATRAEPLLTLSGGPHLHTLEADDPSAPGRVAEALRRLGFLLEEGAAGAPEPLGRGGMTTGNGDAPPGSGGASKEDRARGP
- a CDS encoding ABC transporter ATP-binding protein — translated: MGGLDPRRTGAGAIGRPPAIREAGAAGPAERGIPESGRALAAHRDPASAGTDPLLVVEDLEVTFFTDQGPVPAVRGVSLTVGGGEVVALVGESGSGKSVTARAITGLVPPPGRVVGGRIRLAGRDLTGLGPADWRRIRGREVGMVFQDPMTSLDPLFRVGDQLLEAITAHRRMTRSQALARAEELLAMAGLPRPADRLRQYPHELSGGMRQRVLIAMALATPPRLIIADEPTTALDVTIQAQILALLDDLRRRTGAALLLITHNLGVVAELADRVYVMYGGRIAEAAPVDRLFTRPAHPYTRALLAAVPDPLATEARPPEPIPGDPPDPRRLPAGCPFAGRCPVAEPRCFTEALPFRELAPGHGAACWLLDEASGPAEPTGAADGYGAAPAGWTDHRRASPAVPPAADEPATERSRGPRVRLTFGAAERRLPADRSGPAGGEPPSTARRSPAAAGGHAADAIPRPADPTARPGDALLRLEAVTTLFPVRHGWRKVRQLRAVDGVSLEVRRGETVGLVGESGCGKTTLGRTIVRLYRPARGRILFRGHDLANLDEPALRPLRRHLQMVFQDPYASLDPRMRVEDLVAEPLHLIPGLSRRERRERVRAMLARVGLRPEHALRYPHEFSGGQRQRIGIARALVVEPELVVADEPLSALDVSVQAQILRLLASLQDELGLAYLLITHDLAVVRHVCQRVVVMYLGRVVEEAPVAELFAHPLHPYTQALLAAIPVPDPVRARRRERRLVQGEPPDPLSPPSGCPFRTRCPVAQSRCAEEVPMLRELAPGHRVACHLAG